A segment of the Ipomoea triloba cultivar NCNSP0323 chromosome 1, ASM357664v1 genome:
TATATAAAGAAAACCTGAATGACTTTATCCACACTTTCATTGAATTTGGGTAGTCAAATTTCTATGGTTCTTCTCCTTTCACCCAACCCAGTGTATTTTGCACTACATCAGGCATTATGTAACGCCGCTTCATCCCGATAAGCGTTCGTATCACTCACTGCATCACCGGTTCTTGCCCTCTGGTGGATTGTTGGATTCCATCTGAAATTGTGTGGCAAGAAGTAAGTACGCAtgattgttaggatcaagcgcttaccacttacgccaaaagctatagctagtagcgaagtgcataactttaattttttatagacAACCATCACATTTTTGAGATGTTGGGGGCTGAATTTGACCTTTTAAGTCATTTACTGGTCTCTGCCCAATAATTCCCGGTCACTTGGTGCTATAGACTTGGCCTTTAtcgcctccgcccaacaatgaTAAATTGAAGAAGAGAAGGGTGGGAAGTGAGTTTCAGTATGGTAGCTCATATTACCTAATACTGCCTGACGCTCATAGACCTATGCCTTAGTTCACCTCTGTTAGTGGTCATCTCATCCAACATCTCAGCAGAAGAGTAATCCTCATCCTCGGGATTTGGCGATTCTCCATCCTGTTAATGAATTTATGCTTGAGAATGTATGTAGTGTAGTTTTCAGATCAAAactgttataatctaagattgggctgCTCAAGAGATAGTTGTCCATATACGATAAAGGATGTATGGGTTCTCGAGAAGAGAGGAGCCGTGGTGGTCCCTTATGGACAGCCCAGATCCCACGAGTGATCGAAAGTTGGATCTACATTGGATCTCACCCGAATCATCCCATCTATTCTCTTAATGAGGAGTTTGGTTTCAAACCCCGGTTCGAATAGGAGGAATACGCCATGCTAATGTGCCTTGGATGATCCACATCTCAGGTCAAACGCCGATGAGCACACTGAACTATCAATGTGGCTGAGAGAGCCCTCACAGCCCAAGCACAACGACCCAATTATCAGGGGAGCCTTCTATCACGCCCAGGCACAACGACGCAATTATCAGAATAGCCCTCTACCACTAAGCTAATAGCCTGTCATGCGAGCCTCCCACTGGAGGCTCGCTATGGCACCACAAAGTGGATCGAACATGCTCTAATACCATCTTAGAGCTAGATGATTTTGAAAATGCAGGCAAGATTCAATGAATGTCTTAAAACAAGCACTGaagcgcatatatatatatgtgtgtgagagagagagagtgagagagagagagagagagagagagagagagctaaGGCAGTATAATGTACCCTGCTATGCATGCTCCCCATGTTAAATGAATGGCCTTCAACTTCCTCGTACTCCGATGAATCTAAATCCTTCAAGTAATCAGCTGGGAAAAACTTGGGAAGAACGTGTTCTCTAATGCTTATCATAGCGAAGAATGGCAAGGGGAATAGCACTCCAAAGATTGGTATCCATGTGACTCCAAAGCAGAACAGTAGATACACAAATTGGAAGAGTGTAAAACCTACAATGTATTTGAAGGGTACTGAATCAACATACGAGGCATGGATGCCCTCCAAGACCCTGCAAAAACCACCATTGGAGATGTTACTCTCATATCTACAACACcaataaatgttttcaaaacatACCAAGAGTATATCTACAAGATTTTGAAATTTCAATCACTGAGACACGAGGcaaggtgttggacttggcaCTTAAGGCCTCCGCCAAAATATCAAACGTATCATGTTAGGATCAAGCACTTATCACTACATTTTCAAGAGGcaaggtgctggacttggcgCTTAAGGCCTCCgccaaaatatcaaatatatcaTGTTAGGATCAAGCACTTATCACTACATTTTCAAGAGGCAAGGTGTTGGGCTTGGAGTTTAAGGCCTCAGCCCAAATATCAAACATATAATGTTAGGATCAAGTGCTTACCAACATATTTTCAAGAGGcagggtgctagacttggcacTTAAGGCCTCCGGCCAAATATCAAACATATCATGTAAGGATCAAGTGCTGACCACCACATTTTTAAGATGTAGGGTGCTGGAATTGGCACttcaggcctccgcccaacaattctcctcctctgataccacttgttagaatCAAACATTTACCATTacaccaaaagctatagctcgtagcgaagacgcaactttattttcttatactgccACGACATTTTCAAGAGGTAGGGTGTTGGGTTTGGCCTTgcaggcctctgcccaacattCCCTCTGTCACCGGGTGCTGGGCTTGGCCTTTAaggcctctgcccaacattCCCTCAGTTACTAGGTGCTAAACTTGAccctttaccggcctctgcccaacataTCAATATCAAATTTTATTCCAGCTTTCTATAAAATGAAATGGGGCGGAGGGAGTACTTAGAATATCTATTTTGAAACATCTATAGCAGAATGTAATGCTAGAGAAAATCCATGCATGACAGGACTTACTTGAATCGTCTATTAGCAGGAACAAAAAGCAGAACGATTCTCTCCCAGAATTGATTGCCAGGGAGACTGTCGGTTGCCATGTAAGCAAAGTACCCCCAAAGAACTGAGGTTGGTATCATCCTCATCACAGGAACTGCACACACAGCAAGTCCAACAAAAATGGATTGCAAGAGATTGCTAACTCTTTGTTCATTAACTCCCACAGGCAAATGGGCATCAATCTGTTTCACAGGGTCAAAGTTCCCATCACCATCTTTATCATCATTCTTCAATACAGCCACCTTCAAGTTTTGCAACTCTTTTTCCGCTACAGGCTGCATAGAAAGCatataacaattaataaaagagcAAATACTAATTGTGGTCTGATCTCACGAGTATTAGCATAGTTTTAGTTCACACGTTTAATTACTACCAATTTTCATTCACGATTATTGTTTCCGTGCCAAGATTGATTACGCCAGTCACCCTTTGGCTAAAACATGCCggaatgtataattttaagggtattttcatccattcatgtataatatgccaattccaataatgtatatatgaatGGATAAAAATACTATTAGAAATTATACAATCCAGCATGTTTTAGCCAGAGGGGTGACCAAACGTGATCAATTTTAGAACAAAACAATAGTTGTAGATgaaaattggtaataattaaatatgtgaaCAAAATGATCATTTTGATAATACTCGTGAGACCAATATTGATATTTTctggttaaaaaattaacaattaataaagatgagaaataaattaagtcCTCTTGTCCCATCACTTACAGCTGGAGAGGCGTCCATTTCAACGTACACAGCCTGCATCCTCCCATAAATCTCCGATTTGGTTGCTTGCATCTTCATGCCTTCTTTTGCACTTGCCACCATTCTCTTTCGCATCAACTGCACATCAATGACCAAAGAGACTATGTGCACATTTAACCATATAACCAAGGGGTAAAAGAAGAAATGTCTTATAATCTAATATTAGGCTATAATGCACTTGACTCaaatcacactaaaagattgaatcgaGCAATTAATTAGTTATTCTAATCCATGACCTAGTCTAATCTATGGCCTTATAAAGGCATCTGAACAAGGCTATAATACACATGAGCCAAActacactaaaagattgaattcaataaattagttcGTTTAACTCATTGCCTTATAAaccatatattctctcttatattttcagaCAATTTATATTGTCgactagggtccacaatgcactgatccaatatacagaatttaacttcataaagtacagaatttatgtttataatgcacagaattatataaccgaggacacataaacacttaacataatacacagaattcatgttcatacgcaaatttcatgttcataatgcacataattcatgtttataatatagatacacataaacacgatataatgaacatgaatactatgcattatgaacatgaaatttgcgtatgaacatgaattctgtgtattatgttaagtgtttatgtgtcctcggttatataattctgtgcattataaacataaattctgtaccttatgaagtcaaattctgtatattggatcagtgcactgtgaaccctggtccataaTATAACGATTGATATTTTCAATGTGAGACTCTTAACAAAATGCATTAACAAAATCATTACCTACCTGCCCCTTAAGCTCAGCAAGACTCTTTGTATGCATTGGTGCTTGTGGAAGGACCCCGTTTGATGGAGGGAGTCCAAGCAATCCACAAATCAAAGTCTGTAAAGAAGGCAAATGTGTGAAAACAAATCTATTGACTGAAATAATTTCAAACTTAAAGCCCTGGTAGAGTTGCACTATACCATGACACCAAGCAATAGGATATCATAATGGTAAGCAGAAGGCTTTTTAAGATTGAATTCCTTGGGTTGGGCCATCTGTGAAGCTACGCTATGATCAAAGAAGTATAGACCTGCTATCATTGTAGCAGGAATGGCGGCAGCAAGAATGTAAAGTGGTGGGACTTTTCCCAAATCCTGAAATTTAGCATGGTATGTGAATGAGATTGAATATTGATTGAAAATGTAATTGTAGTACTCAAAAACGAAAACAAAAATCATGGAAGTAACCCAACCAACATggataaggatacaaacttgtaatcacaaggtcacgagttcaaatcCTTAGCTATCTTGATTTGGGTTACCCCATGGGGGTAACCCAAACCAAGATGGCTAAGGacacaaacttgtaaccacaaggctACGGGTTCAAATCCCAGTGTCTTCTTAGTTTTAGCCAGTCAACTATAGGCAACTTAGACTAGTCACAAAGCAGAGTTTACCAAGTGCACACCCTCGAATAGCAAACTGTTAATAActaattccacttttagtccttcaacTATAGTGGcgtttccacttttggtcctcaaGTATCAATTTGACAACTTTTGAGTCCAACTTTTTCAAATCAACAAAATTGGGTTCAATGTCTGAAATGTTCTCACTCTTACCAAACTTCACCCTTCTTTATATGAGGACATTTAGGACTGAATTTGGTTgatttgaaaaaattgataGATTATGAGTGGAATCAAATCTTTTTTTAACATCTTAATTAAGGATAAATGCTGTACGGCCATCAGTAATAAAGTAATCACTGTAATGGTAAAACATCCCAGATCAAAAGTTCTATAATTCTAGATAAAAGTTTCATACACGCTAACTATTTTGGAGAGGCTAATGATCAAGAATAGTGAAAAGTTATATTGAATTGGATACCTTGATAACTGTCCAATGATTCATAGATGCAGGTTCCCAGGGAAGAGGGCAAACAAGTCTACGAGGTACGCTCGATGGAACCTCCTTTGGTACAGTAAAAGAGACTGCTGTCCACAACACAACCATAAGGGGAACCCCATAGTCCGCTATAAAACTTCGAAAAAATCCTGTTTTCAGTGGTGAATAATAAAAGATTGATTAGAGTCGGGTCAAAGATCGGAATAACTTCCTATATATCAAGCTGCACTGTCAAAATTAACTCCAGATAAGTTCACATACCAGTACCATAAGGCCAAGACCTAGCTTCTCTACTTCTAATGGAGGTTATGAGAACTCCAAATGAGAAGATGACTGCTAGCAAACCATTTATATAGAGCCACTGGAATTGGTGATCCTCAGCTTTCCCGTGATCGCCTATAGGGGCACCAAATTCACCCACTACCCCCTGCAATTCAAAATAGAAGCAAAGGAACATAACTTTAGatattgttgggtggaggccagAAAAGGCCAAGTCTAACACCCGGTGGCTGGGGTTGTTGGGCAGAGACCAATAAAGGGCTTAAAAGGTCAAGTTCAGCACCCAACGtcaaggaaataaagttatgtaTTTGCTACCAGCCATAGCTTTTGGCATAAGTGGTAAGCACTTGATCCTAACATgtcatgaaaaatataataccttTATAGCCTCCTGATAAAAAAGCACTGTAATCAACATGCCAAATAGTTCCCCTGCAACCCTTGTGAACCTACTGAGTATATTGCAGGCATTAAATATAGCAAGTAGAAACAGCATGAGGGCAGTCCAAATGCAAACCCTGTAAAATTCCTTGAATTAGACATTCCTCTAATTAAAATAGCAATATGTTATGACAAGCTGAAAAGAAACtctaataataaatttgtttacCATCCAGCCCAAGCCAGAAAAAGCTCCTTCCCTATGTCTGGACTCGACTTGGCAAAAGTGTAGAGATATGAGTACATTATGATTGTTGGCTCTGCAACTCCTAAAATCAATAGAGGTTGTCCACCAAAAATTGCTTGAATAATTCCACAGATTGCAGTAGAAGCAAGAGTTTCAACTGTACTCAAGCTTCCATCTGttgcacaaaaagtcaataagTTTATCCTCCCATCactaaattttgaacaaatacCAGTTTTCGTCTCacgagtattagcaaaatgacagtgttggtccacatgtttaattcctaATTCCTACTAATTTCAtccacaactattgttttagtaccgaAATTCATCACCTCAGTCACCCCTCCGTCTAGGACATGCCCAATCTGAAATTCTAAGAGTATTTTCGTCCTTTCATAATTAAGATCACAATTCGAACATGAACAAAgggatttaagccctaagatctcAATTCGTCGTTCTCCCCCTCATCTTTCTTAAATGAATAAGAAGGAGAATAAGGATGAAGAGGAGAACTACGAATTGAGATCTTAGGATTTAAATCCTTTTATTTATGCTCAAATTGATATCTTAattatgaaaagacaaaaatacccttccGGGGTGTCCTGTGTAATAAATTTGGCACTAAaactgtcattttgctaatactcaACAGACCAGAATTGGTATTTATAGATGCCCGGAAAGGGTTAAGATACTAACAGGaggaatttttaattaaaaaaattcccaaGTAATGTTAAAAAGTGACAGACCTGTTTCTGTGCTCAATTGCTCCCCAAAAGCAATCACTGGAATAGCAGAAGCAAAGAAAATGTATGTTGCTGGAGCCACTATGCTGAAGACAATTAGATACCAAAAACCAATATTATTAATGAAATACAACCCCTACACATTCTATGCTTCATATCAAATCCAATTAAAAAGCTATACCTTATGCCTGAGCGGCCGGCATCAAGCCAATCTTGCTTGTAATATATTTTCCTTGCATTGATGTCCTCAATAACTCCTTGAAAAATTCCCATTGCTTAAGCTGCAAAATGCATAAACATGAAGCCAAACAGATCATCTTAATGCTTATACTAAACAAGGAGCAATTAACCAAATATGGACATAGAGTGCTTAATAATCAAACCCGGCCCGGGAACTctcaaaatttacaatttgtaaGACGCATATCTAATGTCAATTTTAAATGACTATAAGAATAATTAGCTATATAATCCCAATTTTATCAGTGTTAGGATTGAATATTTGCAGGATTGATACTGGGGATAATCAACCCCTAATCTCATGTTGAATCAGTCGATTAGCTGAATTTTTACCAAAGTTtgtatacattattattattattagtgtaacAATAAATAAAGATGCAAAGAAAGGGAAGAACTAACCTTGAAGTGAGAAAGAATGAGAAGGCGAAGGACTGAAGGCGGTGGGGAGTATTTCCGGACGGCGGAGCGCCGCCGCCGGAAAAAGATGGAGAGCGAGTACGTAACAAGGGTGGAAGTTATTTAAcgcagaagaagaaaaaaataagtataaaaatggCAACTTTTAGCCTCTCTCGATTTCCTTGAAGTCTCATGTTCCTATAAAACTTTCTTCCCCCCTCTCTCTCACACCTCTcctcctttctctctctacctCTCATCAATGCCATGGCGACCATGCATACAGAACTCGAGAATGGAGGAGGAATAAATTAACATACGCGGGGGCTAACGAACGAGGCGGCTTCTTCAAATCATTTTCCGGATCggatataatatatttaaaacccGCACGGGAACAATTATGATACGATGAATTAAGGAGAAATTTACAAAATAGAAAATCATTATAGAATTGTATGAATGAAACtatgataaaatattataataacattttataAATTTCAGAAAACCTCTTTATACaatgtttgttgtggaattactTTGGATGTTCTCCtcatcacaaattaaaatattcaatccaTTTGGGTTGGTGACTCTTGAAGCAGTaacatataattgtccatgaCTAAATACTGATCTTTTCAAAAAGAAGCCTACCTGAGAAAGTGATTGACCTTGACTGTTGTTAATTGTCATTGCATAAGAGACGATTAGAGGGAATTGtcttcttttaaatttaaaagacaATCTCAAATCTCGAGAAGATTTTTTGACCTACACTACTTCCAGATAATAActttacttcttcttctttttctttcgaaaaataatacatttgcttcgagttaatacccaatttagtcctcgactatagtggttttactcaatttagtcctaagtgactttttgtactcaattaagtcccggactttgatgattttacccaattaagtcctccgtTAACAATTCCGTTAGTTGATGGTTAAAAGTAgggttaatatggtaatttatcaTCCTTCCTCCCTTTTGGTCAAATTGCCATCTTTTTCCTCAGCTCACTTCTCCTGCGTCTTCTTTCGgaccgtaaaaaaaaaacaaaaaaaaaaacgaaaaacaaaaaacaaaaaacaaaaaacaaaaagtagaaAGAAAATTGTGAAAAAGATCAAAGAAAGATAGATGCACAGAGAAGAGGAGGGGGGGGGAGGGGTGGGTTAGGTTTTGTGGtgggattttattttttgggtttttggctTGTGGTTAAGATGATGGAAGTTGTAGGAAAGTTGATGGCAGGGAGATTGGGGAGAAGATGCAAAGTTCAAAATGGTGGTAGAAGAAGAAAGTGGTCAGGGAAAGAGGACATAGCCTACCATTGATGAGCTCGCTGAACTTCTGGCCTCAAAACTCACTGCACGACTACACAGAAAAAATGGAGCTTCATCGATCCGCCTCATGCAAATTCACTCTCTATTTATCACATGTGGTCTCTGCCACCAGAATTCATGGCTCATGAAACTACTCGACCACTGTATATCCCTACATGTGTTCCCCGGCCTCTTCCTATGCGTTTTCTCTCTTCACTCTGATAGAAGAACCTAATACCCATTTGTGGAACACCATGATCAAAGGCTATTCCATGACTTTAAACGCCCTTGACTCCAttctttttcacaatttttcttgctagtttaagtttttttttttttaatttacagttagaaagaagatggaggagaaatgaggaagaagatggcAATTTGACCAAAAGGGAGGATGGAggataaattaccatattaacccTATTTTTAACCATCAACTAACGGAATTGTTAACGGAGGACctaattgggtaaaatcatcaaagtctgggacttaattgagtacaaaaagtcacttaggactaaattgagtaaaactactatagtccaggactaaattgagtattaactccaTTTGCTTCTAAAACATGATTTCCAAGTTTAGTAATAATCATCCTTATCCCATTACACAAACCAACTGAGTGGTCAATATTTCTCAAGAGCATAACCGGAGTACTTACTTTCAGCCTGAGTTCATGATTAGGCACACCAGAACACTTGATCCCATTCAAAAATTCAGGTGTGTACACATCAGCTAATAAATCAACATTTGAATCTGATTTGCAAGCACCGTCAAAGATGAAATATGTATTTCCTTCATATGTGTTTAAAGAAGTCATATATTCATTGATAGAGTCAACAACATCAAGTATTGGAGCCAATATTGCCTTCTTTTCCAAGTATGTTGgatcataaaaaatattggaGTATGATGTGTATGCACTTTCCACAATAGTTGCAATGGGATCTCTAGAACATTTCAACAAATTCTCTTTTGGAATAGTAATGTTTTCACATCCAATTGTTTGCCCCTGAATTTCTTCATCTCCTATGTTCGCAATCCATTTTGAGAATTGCTTTAACCTTTCATAATCACTATTTGAGGATGAGCTTTGAAGTTGCATATTTTTTGTCAGTACGGCCACAAGTAAgatgcatttattgttgcattaaCAATATTCTGTCTACTTCCTTTTGGGATAACTGGCAAAATTTGTCGAAAGTCTCTGCCAAACACAATAGTTTTCCCTCCGAACGCCATCTCTAAACTTTTTGGATTGCAAAAACGCAATACATCACGCATACTTCTATCAAGTTTTTCAAAGCAATGCTTatgcatcattggtgcttcatctcaaattataagtttgcacttaataatgaattttgcaAGATGACTACCTTGTTTGATATTACATGTTGAATCCTCATTTGGGTTTAGGGGAATTGCAAACCTTGAATGCGCAATCCTTCCGCCAAGTAATAATAGAGAAGCTATACCACTTGAAGCAACATTAAGAATTATTTCCCCCTTTAATCTCAATGTTGCAAAAAGAGTTCTCCAAATAAATATCTTTCCAGTTCCTCCATAACTgtagacaaaaaaaaactcctcattGATTTGAATTTATATCATTCATTACTGTGTTGTAGACATCATGTTGCTCAGGTGTTAGATTTGATACCAACTTTTTGTACTCTTCTTTAAGTTATGTTTTTTCataacacatctcatcataCACCAACATATTCATCAAACATGCCGAAGTGTCAAGATCTGGAATTGGCATTTGTTGGTAATCATGTAGTCTCTTCCCACATCTTTAAACAATTTCTCAATCTCAACTAATaatgcttgattttttatttcatcaacactaaggactaaatctaaaaaatattaaataatatatgttagAAAAGTATAGTATCACCATCTTggaactaataatattagacatgaaataaaatattaaagcaaATGAATAAATACATACCTTGGAAGTTCAATATGTTACGTTATTTGTACAGAATATCATCGGACGTATATGTCCAACATTTGTCCAAAACAACTTCCGGATGGATTAAACAATTTGAGGATAACAATGTTGTGAATAAATTTCTTAAACTCTCCTGCAGTTGTCCACTGACTTGCTTCAACAATTCCATCAATATATTCTTTGTCGTCTTCCAATAGCCCAAGTGCATAACATGCATCACGATAATTGTCGTACAACACCCCCATTGATTGTTCTTTTTAAGTCTTCATAACATGTAGGCACTCAGATTACATTCAAAAGACATCTCAAATAGTACATCTCACCACTTCCAGGAGAAACATAAAAACTCGACCTATTGAGAATCCTTGTTGTCTTGGAACAAATTTCCTTGTTGCTTCTTTCCAAACGAACTTTGTTGGCATCTCTACATAAGTTAGTTGCTTTGCCTCAGGGTATTTTTTGTCTACCTCAAGCCAAGCCAGAAACATGCTATGTTTTACCGTATGTCGTTCTACAATGACATCGATTGGAGCATCCTCATCAAAATAAATGCTTTGTTCATTTGGCAGATGAAAATTCAAGCACTCTACAGGAGGATATctgtattgtatttcaaaaCCTAATATCCTCCAAGCAGCTCTACATtgacataatatagtaatatttttttttagaatactataatatacatcatatagtaatttgattgttggaatttttttttgaatattatcatgagagaaattttaattacatacattaacataatatagtaatatttttttgaaatactataatatacattatatagtaatttgattgttgaattttttttagatattataatgagaagaatttaattacatacattaacataatatagtaatatttttttgaaatactataatataaatcatatagtaatttgattgttaaattttttttttggatattatCATGAtcagaggaatttaattacctacattaacataatatagtaatatttcaACAAGGGTGGAAGTTATTTAAcgcagaagaagaaaaaaataagtataaaaatggCAACTTTTAGCCTCTCTCGATTTCCTCGAAGTCTCATGTTCCTATAAAACTTTCTTCCCCCCTCTCTCTCACACCTCTcctcctttctctctctacctCTCATCAATGCCATGGCGACCATGCATACAGAACTCGAGAATGGAGGAGGAATAAATTAACATACGCGGGGGCTAACGAACGTGGCGGCTTCTTCAAATCATTTTCCGGATCggatataatatatttaaatttgcaTTACTATTTGGTACGTTATATTCTAATTTTTatgcttaaaataaatatattaattaataaaaagttATCATTGACGTCTAGATTGATATGATGTCATAATTGGATTCACATGTTATATTAATTTACCGCTTAATTTCTGAGAACAAATACAAATGTTTGCTatgtaaaatgatttttaaaagaggaaatactaattttggtcccacgattattaacaaaatgactattttagtgtttaatttctatcaattttagtcccacgactattgttttag
Coding sequences within it:
- the LOC116033510 gene encoding probable boron transporter 7 isoform X2, giving the protein MYSYLYTFAKSSPDIGKELFLAWAGWVCIWTALMLFLLAIFNACNILSRFTRVAGELFGMLITVLFYQEAIKGVVGEFGAPIGDHGKAEDHQFQWLYINGLLAVIFSFGVLITSIRSREARSWPYGTGFFRSFIADYGVPLMVVLWTAVSFTVPKEVPSSVPRRLVCPLPWEPASMNHWTVIKDLGKVPPLYILAAAIPATMIAGLYFFDHSVASQMAQPKEFNLKKPSAYHYDILLLGVMTLICGLLGLPPSNGVLPQAPMHTKSLAELKGQLMRKRMVASAKEGMKMQATKSEIYGRMQAVYVEMDASPAPVAEKELQNLKVAVLKNDDKDGDGNFDPVKQIDAHLPVGVNEQRVSNLLQSIFVGLAVCAVPVMRMIPTSVLWGYFAYMATDSLPGNQFWERIVLLFVPANRRFKVLEGIHASYVDSVPFKYIVGFTLFQFVYLLFCFGVTWIPIFGVLFPLPFFAMISIREHVLPKFFPADYLKDLDSSEYEEVEGHSFNMGSMHSRDGESPNPEDEDYSSAEMLDEMTTNRGELRHRSMSVRQY
- the LOC116033510 gene encoding probable boron transporter 7 isoform X1, which encodes MGIFQGVIEDINARKIYYKQDWLDAGRSGISIVAPATYIFFASAIPVIAFGEQLSTETDGSLSTVETLASTAICGIIQAIFGGQPLLILGVAEPTIIMYSYLYTFAKSSPDIGKELFLAWAGWVCIWTALMLFLLAIFNACNILSRFTRVAGELFGMLITVLFYQEAIKGVVGEFGAPIGDHGKAEDHQFQWLYINGLLAVIFSFGVLITSIRSREARSWPYGTGFFRSFIADYGVPLMVVLWTAVSFTVPKEVPSSVPRRLVCPLPWEPASMNHWTVIKDLGKVPPLYILAAAIPATMIAGLYFFDHSVASQMAQPKEFNLKKPSAYHYDILLLGVMTLICGLLGLPPSNGVLPQAPMHTKSLAELKGQLMRKRMVASAKEGMKMQATKSEIYGRMQAVYVEMDASPAPVAEKELQNLKVAVLKNDDKDGDGNFDPVKQIDAHLPVGVNEQRVSNLLQSIFVGLAVCAVPVMRMIPTSVLWGYFAYMATDSLPGNQFWERIVLLFVPANRRFKVLEGIHASYVDSVPFKYIVGFTLFQFVYLLFCFGVTWIPIFGVLFPLPFFAMISIREHVLPKFFPADYLKDLDSSEYEEVEGHSFNMGSMHSRDGESPNPEDEDYSSAEMLDEMTTNRGELRHRSMSVRQY
- the LOC116010839 gene encoding uncharacterized protein LOC116010839 translates to MQLQSSSSNSDYERLKQFSKWIANIGDEEIQGQTIGCENITIPKENLLKCSRDPIATIVESAYTSYSNIFYDPTYLEKKAILAPILDVVDSINEYMTSLNTYEGNTYFIFDGACKSDSNVDLLADVYTPEFLNGIKCSGVPNHELRLKVLLSE